One window from the genome of Solea solea chromosome 13, fSolSol10.1, whole genome shotgun sequence encodes:
- the LOC131471526 gene encoding E3 ubiquitin-protein ligase TRIM21-like, with translation MASSSDFLSEEQFTCSICLDVFAEPVSIPCGHNFCKACITRHWEDKAQCQCPLCNEKFNKGLKLCVNTGFREVVNNFKKHGVSKKNDVLVKPGQVPCDCCTGNKFKAFKTCLVCLASYCQTHLEPHKRVAALKKHKLTDPVQNLEVNVCKKHNKMLELFCRNDQSRVCALCTEHRGHDTVPLEEEYEEKQGELEQKKMEVKGMIQERQKKILEITEGLAKKREQNNEAKGNSVQVFTSLIVSMQRSLSGLVNAFEERQKTAEKQADVLVVELQREIMELQRSLTKLQKISKTEDHLQLIKRFLSITSTFPLTKDWSDISISGQHCVQDLKRAMVQLQVTLTKEMQRAGQDFRACYDEFLAEETGEDKKMVHTDLENLPEGIKLDIIRRQYTVDMTFDPCSANDFLVFSEDFKAVQTPHIVWVNGSPQKFNRHAYVLGKRGFSRGRFYYEVQTASKTGWDLGIVKESLRGMKTIIPNPRTGVWVIRLRNNTKFTALNNVHVNLNMSEKPNRVGVFVDYEQRLVSFYDVDTVTLLYSFTDCLFSGKIYPFFSPGLPEDGVNGGPLVLSPDNESDKKVNKTSEFLGWSFAVIALVLISFTYQIIFNKG, from the coding sequence atggCTTCATCCAGTGATTTCCTGTCTGAAGAGCAGTTCACGTGTTCCATCTGTCTGGATGTCTTCGCCGAGCCTGTTTCTATCCCATGTGGACACAATTTCTGCAAGGCCTGTATAACAAGACACTGGGAGGACAAAGCCCAATGTCAGTGTCCACTGTGCAACGAGAAGTTCAACAAAGGGCTCAAACTCTGTGTCAACACTGGTTTCAGGGAGGTTGTGAACAATTTCAAGAAGCACGGtgtcagcaaaaaaaatgatgtcctCGTCAAACCGGGACAGGTGCCATGTGACTGTTGCACTGGCAATAAATTCAAAGCCTTCAAAACCTGTTTGGTGTGTTTGGCATCTTATTGTCAAACACACTTAGAGCCACATAAGAGAGTTGCTGCATTGAAGAAACACAAACTGACCGATCCTGTGCAGAACCTGGAGGTCAATGTATGCAAGAAACACAACAAGATGCTCGAGCTCTTCTGCAGAAATGACCAGAGTCGTGTTTGTGCTCTGTGCACAGAACATAGAGGTCATGATACAGTCCCTCTGGAGGAGGAGTATGAGGAGAAGCAGGGTGAGCTGGAGCAGAAAAAGATGGAAGTAAAGGGGATGATTCAAGAGCGACAAAAGAAGATTCTGGAGATAACAGAAGGGCTGGCCAAAAAGAGGGAACAAAACAATGAGGCAAAGGGAAATAGTGTTCAGGTCTTCACATCTTTGATAGTCTCTATGCAACGAAGTCTCTCTGGGCTGGTGAACGCTTTTGAGGAGAGGCAgaaaactgcagaaaaacagGCTGATGTGCTTGTTGTAGAGCTTCAGAGGGAAATCATGGAGCTCCAGAGGAGCCTCACCAAACTGCAGAAGATCTCAAAGACTGAAGACCATCTCCAGCTCATCAAGCGCTTCCTGTCCATCACATCTACGTTTCCACTCACCAAGGACTGGTCTGACATCAGTATCAGTGGACAGCACTGTGTGCAGGATCTGAAGAGAGCAATGGTACAGCTGCAGGTGACTCTCACCAAAGAGATGCAGCGAGCTggtcaagactttagagcttgCTATGATGAATTCCTTGCTGAAGAAACTGGTGAGGATAAGAAAATGGTACACACAGATCTGGAGAACCTGCCTGAAGGCATCAAGCTGGACATAATCCGGCGGCAGTACACAGTAGATATGACATTCGACCCATGCAGTGCAAATGATTTCCTCGTATTTTCAGAGGATTTCAAAGCAGTGCAAACTCCCCATATTGTGTGGGTAAATGGAAGCCCCCAAAAATTCAACAGGCATGCCTACGTCTTGGGAAAAAGGGGATTTTCAAGAGGGAGATTTTATTACGAGGTTCAGACTGCAAGTAAGACCGGCTGGGATTTAGGCATAGTCAAAGAGTCACTGCGTGGGATGAAGACAATCATACCAAACCCCAGGACTGGAGTGTGGGTCATAAGGCTGAGGAACAACACCAAATTCACAGCTTTAAATAATGTCCATGTCAACCTGAACATGTCAGAGAAACCAAACAGGGTCGGAGTGTTTGTAGATTATGAGCAGAGACTGGTGTCCTTCTATGATGTGGACACTGTAACTCTGCTCTACTCTTTCACTGACTGCCTATTCAGTGGTAAAATCTACCCATTCTTTAGCCCCGGCCTCCCCGAGGATGGTGTAAATGGTGGTCCACTGGTCCTCTCACCAGACAACGagtcagacaaaaaagtaaacaaaacatcagAGTTTCTAGGCTGGAGTTTTGCTGTTATTGCTCTGGTTTTGATTTCCTTTACATATCAAATCATCTTCAACAAGGGCTGA